In the genome of Deltaproteobacteria bacterium, one region contains:
- a CDS encoding carboxyltransferase domain-containing protein produces the protein MGEEKYKVILDTMPETESRLEVLFRQAGDGFLQVEYGRIQRAALQDSFRMLAVNDIIQDKKIKGLIETVPGLRTNLFHFDPEVLSLKELMVHIKEAEDSMPTVDDVVLHSRLIHLPMAFEDSETKKAVAKYAKEVRPDAPNIIDGYNIEYIALCNGVTVYEFKEMFLGTDWFNSGGGFWPGGAFLWPTDPRCAIVVPKYNPPRTWTPEGAVGIGGPCVFTYTTPTGGGYQLFGRTIPTFQFAQKHPIFQNGPFLYKPADRVRFHEVTEAEVLEIYDHVHNQTDYEYKIDEGKIVVKDYLAWYNSEKVQAGMKALKAKQAEGVKKAPRL, from the coding sequence AGAAATACAAAGTCATTCTGGACACCATGCCAGAAACGGAATCCAGATTAGAAGTGCTGTTCCGCCAGGCCGGAGACGGCTTTCTTCAGGTAGAATATGGACGTATCCAGCGGGCCGCTCTGCAGGACTCCTTTCGCATGCTGGCGGTTAACGATATTATCCAGGACAAAAAGATCAAAGGGCTGATCGAAACTGTACCGGGACTCAGAACCAATTTATTCCATTTCGATCCTGAAGTGCTCTCCCTTAAGGAATTAATGGTTCACATCAAGGAGGCAGAGGACTCCATGCCTACCGTGGATGACGTGGTTTTGCATTCCCGGCTCATCCATTTGCCCATGGCCTTTGAAGATTCGGAAACCAAAAAGGCCGTGGCCAAATATGCCAAAGAGGTTCGGCCCGATGCCCCCAACATTATTGATGGGTATAATATCGAGTATATCGCCCTGTGCAACGGGGTGACGGTGTATGAGTTTAAGGAGATGTTTTTAGGGACTGATTGGTTTAACAGCGGCGGCGGCTTCTGGCCGGGCGGGGCCTTTCTCTGGCCCACCGATCCCCGTTGTGCCATTGTGGTCCCCAAATACAATCCCCCCAGAACCTGGACTCCGGAGGGGGCGGTCGGCATCGGAGGACCTTGCGTTTTTACTTACACCACACCGACCGGCGGCGGCTATCAGCTTTTCGGCCGGACCATCCCCACCTTTCAGTTCGCCCAGAAACACCCCATTTTCCAAAACGGTCCTTTCCTTTACAAGCCGGCCGACCGGGTCCGTTTCCATGAGGTGACGGAAGCGGAGGTTTTGGAAATTTATGACCATGTTCATAACCAAACGGATTATGAATATAAAATCGATGAGGGAAAAATTGTTGTTAAGGACTATTTAGCCTGGTACAACAGCGAGAAAGTTCAGGCGGGCATGAAGGCCCTTAAGGCCAAGCAGGCCGAGGGCGTCAAAAAGGCCCCGCGCCTCTAA
- a CDS encoding biotin-dependent carboxyltransferase, with product MLKILNGGIETLVEDAPGRLGYLGKGMAPSGAFDPVALGLANILVGNPPGEAGLEITGGFLEAQFGMDTVIAIAGTDMGPTINGQAMPMWESLAVKEGDVIKFSHIGEYGFRSYLAVSGGIDVPPYLGSKSTCIFGSYGGFEGRKLAPGDVLQFGSPVKNKKDLVGGKLKKEALPVYPREWILRAVPGPNTSPDYATEEGMDYLFSHSFKVQHTSNRSAYRLEALPDSFFARPDGGVGGSHPSNILDHGYAMPGALNICGNTPVLLIADGPTLGGYMCALSVINADLWMVGQGTPGRDYMKFQVCTQEEATQARRDRKKLLSEASLA from the coding sequence ATGTTAAAAATACTCAATGGTGGAATAGAGACTTTAGTAGAAGATGCTCCGGGGCGTTTGGGATACCTTGGCAAGGGCATGGCCCCATCCGGAGCCTTTGACCCTGTTGCCCTGGGCCTGGCCAATATCCTGGTCGGTAACCCTCCCGGAGAGGCGGGGTTGGAGATTACCGGAGGTTTTTTGGAAGCTCAATTTGGAATGGATACGGTTATAGCCATTGCCGGTACGGATATGGGGCCAACGATCAACGGACAAGCAATGCCCATGTGGGAGTCCCTGGCAGTTAAAGAAGGAGATGTCATTAAATTCTCTCATATCGGGGAATATGGCTTTCGTTCCTATCTGGCCGTGTCCGGCGGCATCGATGTCCCTCCCTATTTAGGCAGCAAGTCAACCTGTATCTTCGGAAGTTATGGGGGTTTTGAAGGACGGAAGCTGGCTCCGGGGGATGTGCTCCAATTCGGCAGCCCGGTCAAGAATAAAAAAGATCTGGTGGGAGGAAAATTGAAAAAGGAAGCCCTTCCCGTTTATCCCAGGGAATGGATCCTGCGGGCCGTCCCCGGTCCCAACACCTCGCCCGATTATGCCACCGAAGAAGGAATGGACTACCTTTTCAGTCATTCCTTTAAGGTGCAGCATACCTCGAACCGGTCCGCTTACCGTCTGGAAGCCTTGCCCGACAGTTTTTTCGCCCGACCGGACGGCGGAGTGGGAGGAAGCCATCCCTCCAATATCCTGGATCACGGCTATGCCATGCCGGGGGCTTTAAATATCTGCGGCAACACACCGGTTCTCCTGATTGCCGACGGCCCGACCCTGGGCGGCTACATGTGTGCCCTGAGCGTCATCAATGCCGATCTATGGATGGTCGGCCAGGGTACGCCGGGACGGGACTATATGAAATTCCAGGTCTGTACCCAGGAAGAGGCCACCCAGGCCCGCAGGGACCGGAAGAAATTGCTAAGCGAGGCATCGTTGGCTTAA
- a CDS encoding acetyl-CoA carboxylase biotin carboxyl carrier protein subunit has protein sequence MEKSIDAIMPGMVARVVVNVGDKVLPGQEVAVINCMKTEISVKSNLEGTVKKILVKEWDEMQVGIPMVVLEVHNGG, from the coding sequence ATGGAGAAAAGTATCGATGCCATCATGCCCGGTATGGTTGCCAGGGTAGTGGTCAATGTTGGGGACAAGGTCCTTCCGGGACAGGAGGTTGCGGTTATCAACTGCATGAAGACCGAAATTTCAGTGAAATCCAATCTGGAAGGGACAGTTAAAAAAATTCTGGTCAAGGAATGGGATGAGATGCAGGTCGGTATCCCCATGGTTGTTTTAGAGGTCCATAACGGCGGTTAA
- a CDS encoding ATP-grasp domain-containing protein — MFKKLLIANRGEIVSRIIRTCREMGIAAVAVYSEADREAPYLKEADEALCIGPANPLKSYLNMEALIEAAKKSKAEAIHPGYGFLSERGLFAEAVVEAGLVWIGPSPKVLRTISSKSYCRHLAHEVEVPVIPGTLDLVRDARDVQQYGREHGYPIFLKLDRGGGGKGIEIVRSEDQAEEVFKRACSIGQMAFGHSGCYLEEVVQEPRHIEVQFVADDFGNCLCLSERECSIQRRHQKIIEESPSVVVSEEDRQRLFDWTRRLILRMGYQGAGTIEGLRSGDGHYYFMEINARLQVEHPVTEFLTGIDIVKSQLQIAAGERLPFRQEEIIRQGHAIEARVYAEDPETFFPSPGTITFLHLPEANRNLRIDHALAAPMTVPPYYDPLLAKVIAWDQTRTGATHRLIEALTTFRIDGVKTTIPTNLRLLQHHRFVSGDFSTAFVQELFND, encoded by the coding sequence ATGTTTAAGAAACTCTTAATCGCCAACCGGGGAGAAATCGTCAGCCGGATTATCCGTACCTGCCGGGAAATGGGTATTGCCGCGGTGGCCGTCTATTCGGAGGCGGACCGGGAGGCCCCTTATCTTAAGGAGGCTGACGAAGCCCTTTGTATCGGCCCGGCCAATCCCCTTAAAAGCTATCTGAACATGGAGGCCTTGATCGAAGCGGCTAAAAAATCAAAGGCCGAGGCCATCCATCCCGGTTATGGTTTTCTGTCGGAAAGGGGGCTCTTTGCCGAGGCCGTGGTCGAGGCCGGTCTTGTTTGGATCGGTCCTTCCCCCAAGGTTTTAAGGACCATCAGCTCAAAAAGTTATTGCCGCCATCTGGCCCATGAAGTAGAGGTGCCGGTTATTCCCGGAACGTTGGACCTGGTCCGGGATGCCCGGGATGTGCAACAATACGGCCGTGAGCACGGCTATCCGATTTTTTTGAAACTCGATCGGGGCGGCGGTGGCAAGGGAATTGAAATCGTCCGGAGTGAGGATCAGGCCGAAGAGGTTTTTAAAAGGGCTTGCAGTATCGGCCAGATGGCCTTTGGTCATTCGGGATGTTATCTTGAAGAGGTGGTCCAGGAGCCCCGGCATATCGAAGTCCAGTTTGTGGCCGATGATTTCGGGAACTGCCTTTGCCTCAGTGAGCGGGAATGTTCCATTCAGCGCCGCCATCAAAAGATTATCGAAGAGTCCCCTTCGGTGGTGGTCAGCGAAGAGGATCGTCAGCGGCTCTTCGACTGGACGAGGCGGCTCATTTTACGTATGGGTTACCAGGGGGCCGGAACCATCGAAGGGTTGCGCTCCGGGGATGGTCATTATTATTTTATGGAGATCAATGCCCGTTTGCAGGTGGAACATCCGGTGACGGAATTTTTAACCGGGATCGATATCGTTAAATCCCAGTTGCAGATTGCCGCCGGTGAAAGGCTGCCTTTTCGGCAAGAGGAGATCATCCGGCAAGGCCACGCCATCGAGGCCCGGGTGTATGCCGAAGATCCGGAGACCTTTTTCCCTTCCCCGGGAACCATTACCTTCCTGCATCTTCCGGAAGCAAATCGTAACCTGCGAATCGACCATGCCCTGGCTGCCCCCATGACGGTGCCTCCCTATTATGACCCCCTGCTGGCCAAGGTCATTGCCTGGGACCAAACCCGTACCGGGGCGACCCATCGTCTAATCGAGGCCTTGACCACCTTCCGGATCGATGGGGTGAAAACGACCATTCCGACCAATTTACGGCTCTTGCAACATCACCGCTTCGTCAGCGGTGACTTTTCAACGGCCTTTGTCCAGGAACTCTTTAATGATTAG